In the genome of Lacerta agilis isolate rLacAgi1 chromosome 2, rLacAgi1.pri, whole genome shotgun sequence, one region contains:
- the LOC117042347 gene encoding LOW QUALITY PROTEIN: olfactory receptor 10A4-like (The sequence of the model RefSeq protein was modified relative to this genomic sequence to represent the inferred CDS: inserted 4 bases in 4 codons) — MSYDRYVAICRPLQYPALMRXKLCLVMSASVWISSFHYALMKAIYLLTLSYCGSNVINHXFCEFNGLIKLSCSDTSIFETVSLLIGSHLLLLFPFSIIXGSYVSILLQXLRAKRLAERSHKALGTCSSHLCVVAIFYGSAILRHLRSASSYSAEMNQIFAALCTIVTSTVNPFIYSLRNRDVLAALGKLFRKLKVLP, encoded by the exons ATGTCATATGACAGGTATGTGGCCATTTGCCGCCCTCTGCAATATCCAGCTCTCATGA AGAAATTATGCTTAGTCATGTCAGCCAGTGTGTGGATTTCATCTTTCCACTATGCATTGATGAAAGCAATTTATTTACTAACTCTTTCATACTGTGGATCAAACGTGATAAACC TTTTTTGTGAGTTCAACGGCCTGATAAAGTTGTCCTGTTCAGATACATCCATCTTTGAAACAGTGTCATTATTAATTGGTAGCCATTTGTTGCTTCTGTTCCCCTTCTCCATCA GTGGCTCCTACGTATCCATCCTTCTGC ATCTGAGGGCTAAGCGTTTAGCGGAGAGAAGCCACAAAGCACTGGGCACCTGTTCGTCACACTTGTGTGTGGTAGCCATCTTCTATGGGTCGGCCATCTTGCGGCACCTAAGGTCAGCCTCCTCCTACTCAGCAGAGATGAACCAGATTTTTGCTGCATTGTGCACAATTGTCACCTCCACTGTGAATCCTTTTATATACAGCCTGAGAAACCGTGATGTGCTAGCAGCGTTAGGGAAACTGTTCAGGAAACTGAAGGTACTTCCATAA